The following are from one region of the Ignavibacteriota bacterium genome:
- the ccsA gene encoding cytochrome c biogenesis protein CcsA has protein sequence MVGSIILTLALAFSIISMIMYFLNYRGYTNTLNYGRIAFHGMAVLVISASVFLWYSILTHQYQYQYIYSYSNNALRNLGLFQLASSFWGGQEGSFMLWLLMTSIVGIILQSYTSKRGDLEPRVMAVFTLATSFLLVMVSPWFKNPFEYIWMNPTFIKIEHLNSNLFNLPFIQQFYFTDQSTNQGFIKIDSQFASLLTQAGYSMNQFIIDGKGLNPQLLNFWMQIHPPILFAGFSMATVPFAFAIAALMKNDYRDWVRQAFPWMLAGMGILGLGIMLGGYWAYEMLGWGGYWAWDPVENSSLIPWLVGVAGIHTLLVQKKSQAKGGIGKYAKTNLFLCVLTYVLVLYSTFLTRSGVLGDASVHSFVDPGMIVYFFLVLFMGTFLFLGIGMIIYRWKTLNENIKDEESILSRELALFTAMIVLIASAIIVLAGTSAPLFGTSVDTAFYNEMHLPLVIIIMFLNGISLLIKWQRSDANELIKKSTYAAVGAVLFTMMLVIFGGVSEIMIIILSLTTSFALFVNLDIAIKIVKGNMKMLGAYVAHTGIALFILGVIGSAVYSQEVTVELVKGKPSTAFGYELTFTEIYPVENNTKYAFNVDVRKDNSVYTIAPVMYRSDFNNSIVREPAILTLLTKDIYFAPLGYDDGSQMNTQHSHNHISLEKGGSTEFDGTKITFTKFDMAAETMQLMSEGKDFQMGAVIEIEKDGKKVETELIRKLTNGQVEFTSFESKDMNLKIELENLSAGNIDIAVSSLNGNETTNQIQQTQSEEVLSVSASIKPFINLVWVGVVVMVIGFFIAMTRRLKESKIIS, from the coding sequence ATGGTAGGAAGTATAATACTCACACTTGCGCTTGCATTCAGCATTATATCAATGATAATGTATTTCCTGAATTATCGTGGATATACCAACACACTTAATTATGGAAGAATCGCATTTCACGGAATGGCTGTTCTGGTCATTTCTGCTTCCGTGTTTTTATGGTATTCAATTTTAACACACCAGTATCAATATCAATACATTTACAGTTACAGTAATAATGCACTGAGAAATCTTGGACTTTTCCAGCTCGCTTCTTCATTTTGGGGAGGGCAGGAAGGAAGCTTTATGCTATGGCTATTAATGACTTCGATAGTTGGGATAATTCTTCAGTCATATACTTCTAAAAGAGGTGATCTCGAACCACGCGTAATGGCTGTTTTCACTTTGGCAACATCATTCTTACTTGTAATGGTTTCACCATGGTTTAAAAATCCTTTTGAATATATCTGGATGAACCCGACATTCATAAAAATTGAACATCTCAATTCAAACCTTTTTAATCTTCCTTTCATCCAGCAATTTTATTTTACTGATCAAAGTACGAATCAGGGATTTATAAAAATTGATTCACAATTTGCTTCACTGCTAACTCAAGCAGGATACTCAATGAATCAATTCATCATAGATGGCAAAGGATTGAATCCTCAACTATTAAACTTCTGGATGCAGATTCATCCACCCATTTTGTTTGCAGGATTTTCAATGGCAACTGTTCCATTTGCTTTCGCAATTGCTGCATTGATGAAAAATGATTACAGAGATTGGGTAAGACAGGCATTCCCATGGATGCTGGCTGGAATGGGAATACTTGGTTTAGGAATTATGCTTGGTGGTTACTGGGCTTATGAAATGCTTGGTTGGGGTGGTTATTGGGCATGGGATCCGGTTGAAAATTCAAGTTTGATTCCGTGGCTTGTTGGTGTTGCAGGAATTCACACTTTACTTGTTCAAAAGAAAAGTCAGGCAAAAGGTGGAATTGGTAAATACGCAAAGACTAATTTATTCTTATGCGTACTTACTTATGTACTGGTTCTTTACAGCACATTTTTAACGAGAAGCGGTGTACTCGGTGATGCTTCTGTTCATTCTTTTGTTGATCCGGGAATGATCGTTTATTTCTTCCTCGTATTATTTATGGGAACATTTTTGTTTCTTGGAATTGGTATGATTATTTACAGATGGAAAACTTTAAACGAAAATATTAAAGATGAAGAAAGTATTCTTTCCCGTGAACTCGCGCTTTTCACTGCAATGATTGTATTAATTGCTTCAGCAATAATTGTTCTTGCCGGCACTTCTGCACCTCTTTTTGGGACTTCAGTCGATACAGCCTTTTATAACGAAATGCATCTTCCTCTAGTAATTATAATAATGTTCTTAAATGGAATTAGTTTACTGATCAAATGGCAGAGATCAGATGCAAATGAACTTATAAAGAAATCGACTTATGCAGCAGTTGGTGCTGTTTTATTTACGATGATGCTTGTGATATTTGGTGGAGTCAGTGAAATAATGATAATAATACTTTCACTCACAACTTCATTTGCACTTTTTGTGAATCTTGATATCGCAATAAAAATTGTAAAAGGCAATATGAAAATGCTTGGTGCTTATGTTGCACATACCGGAATTGCTTTGTTTATACTTGGAGTAATTGGTTCGGCAGTTTACAGCCAGGAAGTTACAGTAGAACTTGTAAAAGGAAAACCCTCGACAGCTTTTGGTTATGAATTAACATTCACTGAAATTTATCCCGTTGAGAATAATACAAAGTATGCATTCAACGTAGATGTCAGAAAAGATAACTCAGTTTATACAATTGCTCCGGTGATGTATAGGAGCGATTTCAATAATAGTATAGTTCGTGAGCCTGCAATTCTTACTCTACTTACAAAAGATATTTATTTCGCTCCTCTTGGTTATGATGATGGCAGCCAGATGAATACCCAGCACTCACATAATCATATTTCACTCGAAAAAGGCGGCTCGACGGAGTTTGACGGAACAAAAATAACTTTTACAAAATTCGATATGGCTGCTGAAACAATGCAATTAATGAGTGAAGGAAAAGATTTCCAAATGGGTGCAGTAATAGAAATAGAAAAGGATGGAAAGAAGGTAGAAACTGAATTAATCAGAAAATTAACTAATGGTCAGGTCGAATTTACTTCATTCGAATCAAAGGATATGAATTTAAAAATCGAATTAGAAAATCTTTCAGCAGGCAATATTGATATTGCAGTATCTTCGCTTAATGGTAATGAAACTACAAACCAAATTCAGCAAACCCAATCTGAAGAGGTATTAAGTGTTTCAGCAAGCATAAAGCCTTTTATAAATCTCGTTTGGGTTGGTGTTGTGGTGATGGTTATCGGTTTCTTTATTGCAATGACAAGAAGGCTGAAGGAATCGAAGATAATTTCCTGA
- a CDS encoding cytochrome c maturation protein CcmE, protein MKNKYVFGGIIIAVFLVLMGYLFTQSNIEYVDDFNKVMSTEKTVKATGSWVKEKNYQINNQSKTFSFVMSDHNGKQMNVVYEGTIPNNFESATSVVVTGKYQNGYFHAKDILTKCPSKYEEQTTNSSL, encoded by the coding sequence ATGAAAAATAAATATGTATTCGGCGGAATTATAATCGCGGTTTTTCTTGTGTTGATGGGTTATTTATTTACTCAAAGTAATATTGAGTACGTTGATGATTTCAACAAGGTGATGTCAACAGAAAAAACTGTAAAAGCAACAGGAAGCTGGGTTAAAGAAAAGAATTATCAGATCAACAATCAGAGTAAAACATTCTCTTTCGTGATGAGTGATCACAATGGAAAACAGATGAATGTAGTTTATGAAGGCACAATTCCTAATAACTTCGAAAGTGCAACAAGTGTTGTCGTAACCGGTAAATATCAAAACGGTTATTTTCACGCAAAGGACATTCTAACTAAATGTCCAAGCAAATATGAAGAGCAGACTACAAACTCATCATTATAA